CTGGGCTCCTCCGTGAGCGCGAAGCGCTCCGAGCCTCGCGCCGCGGCATCGAGCTGTCCCAGGTAGTTGAAACCGACCTCCGCGCGCGGCGCCCCCTGCAGCACCTTCGCCGTGTCCTCACGCAGATGGCGCAGCAGGCCGTGGCCCATGCCGTTCGCCGGGAGCTTCCGGCGCGCATCCCGCAGGGCTCGGAGTACGTCACCCGGGCTGCCCTCTTCCGGCACTGCGACTTCCAGCGGGAAGGTGCTGGTGAACCAGCCCACCGTGCGCGACACATCCACATCATCGAAGAGCGCCTCGCGACCGTGCCCCTCCAGCTCCAGGCGCACGGTCCGGTTGCCCGTCCAGCGAGACACCGCGCGTGACACCGCCGCCAGCAGGACCTCGTCCACGCGCGCCCGGTATGCAGCGGGAACTTCGCTCAGCAGCGCCCGCGTCTCCTCGACGCCCAGGGCCACCGACACCAGCGCCTCCGAGCCCTGGGTGTCCGCGCCCTCCGGCAAGTCGACGGGCAGCGGCGCCGCCTCGCTCGCAGAGGTCCACAGGGGCAGTTCGCGGCCCAGGGACTCCGAGCGCGCGTGCTCTACCAACCGCTCCGCCCAGGCCTTGAAGGACGTCGTCTTGGCGGGCAGCGACACCGCCGCGCCACGCTCCAACTGCGTGTACGCCGCCTCCAGGTCCTCGAGCAGGGGCCTCAGTGAAACGCCGTCCACCGCCAGGTGGTGCACCACCAGCAGCAACCGGCCCGTCCGGCCCGCGCCCCGCTCGAACAGGGCCGCGCGCAGCAACAATCCTTCGCCCAGATCGAGGCTCCGGTGAACCTCCGCGCCAACGGCCTCCAACGCCGCGCCCTGCTCCGCTTCGACGACGGAGGACAGGTCCACGCGCCGCACGGCGATGCGATCGGGGACACCCGCAGTGGCCTGTTGCCACCCTTGCGCGGTCCGAGTGAACCGTGAGCGGAGCGCGTCGTGGTGGGAGACCAGCGCGCGCAGCGCCTCTTCCAACAGCCCCGCATCCACGGGCCGCCGCACTTCCAGGACAGCGGCCAGGTTGTAGTGGTGTGGCTCTGGCAGCGCCCATTCGTCGAAGAAGACGTGCTGCATCGGCGTCAGCGGCACGGGGCCTTCCACCAGCCCCTGCTCGGCGGTGCTCGCCTTCGCCGTCCCCGCCGCCGCGGCCAACTCCACCAGCGTCTGCCGCTCAAAGAGCGTGGCGGGCTCCAGCTCCAGCCCCGCGGCCTTCGCCCGGGAGACAATCTGGATGCCCAGGATGGAGTCGCCCCCGAGCTCGAAGAAGTTGTCGTGCAGGCCCACGCGCTCCACGCCCAGGACCTGCGCCCAGAGGGCCGCCAGCGTCTTCTCCGCTTCCGTCCGCGGTTCAGCGAAGGCCGTCCCCGCGCCGCCGCGCGCGGCATCCGGCGCGGGCAGCGCCGCCCGGTCCACCTTGCCGCTAAGCGACAGCGGAAGGGCCTCCAACGCCACGAAGGCCGCGGGCACCAGGTGGTCCGGCAGCCGCTCCTTCAGGAAGGCCCGAACCGAGGAGATGTCCAGTTCAGAGGCATGGACGACGTACCCCACCAGCCGCTTCGAGCCGGGCGTGTCCTCGCGCACCGCCGCCACCGCGTCGCGAACGCCAGGGAACTCACGAAGCGTGGCTTCGACTTCACCCAGCTCGATGCGGAAGCCGCGCAGCTTCACCTGGAAGTCCGTGCGGCCCAGGTACTCCAGGCGTCCGTCCCCGAGGAAGCGAACGCGGTCGCCCGTGCGATACAGCCGCGCCCCCGCCTCGCCCGAGAACGCATCGGGGACGAAGCGCTCCGCCGTCAACGCGGGCAGCCCCAGATAGCCACGGGCCACGCCAGGGCCCCCCAAGTACAGCTCTCCGGGCACGCCGGGAGGCAGGGGCTGGCCGCGTCCATCCAGGACGTAGGCGCGCATGTTGGCGATGGGACGCCCGATGTCCGGACGGTCCGCGTCGAGTTCCGTCGCCAGCGTCGCGCAGACCGAGGCTTCGGTGGGGCCATAGCCATTGAGCAGCCGCCGGCCCGGCTTCCAGCGCCGCGCCAGCTCCGGCGAACACGCCTCGCCCGCGGAGATGACGGTCTCCAACGAGGCGAGCCCCTCCGGGTCCAACTGCGACAACGAGGTCGGCGTGAGCGTCACCGTGGTAATGCCCCGCGACGCCAGCAGCTCAAGGAGCGGCGCTCCCGGCAGCAGCGAGTCTCGCGGCGCCAGGTGCAGCGTGGCACCCGCCACCAGGGTCGACAGCACCTCCAACACGGACGCATCGAACCCGAGCGCCGCGGCCTGAAGCACCCGCTTCCCTGGCCCCACCCCGTGCGCGCGAATGATGGAGTGCAGGGTGTTCCCAAGCCCCTGGTGCGGCACGAGCACGCCCTTCGGCGTCCCCGTGGAGCCCGACGTGTAGATGACGTACGCCAGGTGTCCCGGCAGCGTCCCCACGGCAGGCGGCGTCTCGGCGTTGCGCGCGATGTGACGCCACTCGGAATCCAGCGCCACGAGCAGCTCACCGCCCGCGGGCAGGACGTCCGCGATGTCGTCCACCGTCACGACGACCGACGTCCCGGCGTCCCGCAAGGTGTGCGTCAGCCGGGCCGTGGGATAGGCGGGGTCCAGCGGGACGAATGCGCCACCCGCCTTCAAGATGCCGAGGAGCCCCACCACCAGCTCCACGGTGCGATCGACACACAGGCCAACCCGCACCTCGGGCCCCACGCCCAAGGTGCGCAAGTGGTGCGCGAGCTGATTGGCCCGGGCCTCCAGCTCGGCGTAGGTGAGCTGCGAATCCTCGGCCACCACCGCCACCGCATCCGGCGTCCGCGCGGCCTGGGCCTCGAACAGGCCGTGCAGGGTCGCATCCGCCGCGACAGGCTCGCGCGTGTCGTTCCACGCCACCAGCAGGCGCTGGCGCTCCGCGTCCGACAGCAGGGGCAGCTCCCCCACGCGGCGCGACGGGTTTTCGACGATGCCTTGCAACAGGCGCACGAAGCGCTCCCACAGGAGCTCCACCGTAGACAGTTCGAACAGGTCCGCCGGGTACTCCAAGCCACCCGTGAGGCCCTCGGGCGTCTCGCGCAGCTCCAGCGAGAGGTCCACCTTGGTGGCACCAATGTCGAGTTCGACCATCTTCACGCCCAGCCCTGGCGTCCGGACCTCGACGGGCGGCGTGTTGTGGAACGTGAGCATCGCCTGGACCAGCGGCATGCGGCTCGGGTCACGCGGCACGCGCAGCTCGTCCACCAAACGCTCGAACGGAATCTCCTGATGGGTGAAGGCACCAATGGCGGCGGTCTTCACGCGGCGCAGCAACTCCACGAAGGTGGGGTCGCCCGACAAGTCGCCCCGGATGGCGAGCGTGTTCAGGAAGCAGCCGATGAGGCCTTCCAACTCCGGGCGGTTGCGGCCCGCCGCGGAGGTTCCCACGATGACGTCGTCCTGCCCCGAGTAGCGTGACAGCAACGTCTGGAACGCGGCCGTCAGCACCATGAAGGGCGTGGCGCCCTCGCGGCGGCCCACGGTCCACAGCGCATCCATCAACGGCTTGTCCACGCCCACCAGGAGACGGCCACCCCGGCCCGACCACCGTGCCGGACGCGGACGGTCCGTGGGCAGCTCCAGCACCTGCGCGCCCGCGAGCTGCTTCTTCCAGTACGCGAGCTGGGCCTCCATGCCCGCGCCCTGCAACCAGCCCCGCTGCCAGACGGCGTAGTCGGCGTACTGCACCGGCAGCTCCGGCAGCGGCGACGGCTGGCCCGACGCCAACGCCTCGTACCCCGCCACCAGCTCCCGGAAGAGGACGCCGCCGGACCAGCCGTCCGAGGCGATGTGGTGCAGCGTGAGGTGCAGCACCGACACCGCTTCGCCCACGCGAATCAGCACGGCCCGCATCACCGGTCCCCGGACCAGGTCGAAGGGCTTGCGCGCATCGGCCAGGGCCAACCGCAGGGCGTCCGCCTCGCGCGCCTCCAACACGTCGCCTCGCGCATCCAATCGCGCCAGGGTCAGGGGCATGGACTCCGCGATGACCTGATGCGCGTTGCCATCGTCCAGCCTGAAGGTGGTGCGCAGCACCTCGTGGCGGCGCACCAGCGCATTCAACGAGGCCTCCAGCAGGGCCTCGTCCACCGCGCCGTCGAGCCGCAAGGTGACGGTGTTGTTGTAGGCGATGCCCGCCGGATCCAACTGGTGGAGGGCCCAGATGCGCTGCTGCGGGAACGACAGCGGCAACGGGCGCTCACGGCTGACACGAGCCACGGGCGTCGCCAGCGCGGACGGGGCCTCGGTACCGAGCGACGGCTTTGCCCCCACGGAAGTCCGAGCCGGCTTCGCGGCCGGACGCCGTGCCTTCGACGCACGACCGGGCGCGACGAGCTCCACCTTGCCCGCATCGCGGAACCGGGCTCGCTGCCCCGTCAGGAGGTAACGCCCCTCCGTCCCGACAACCGAGACGAAGCGCGCGCGGGTGGTCTCGGGGTCGTTCCAGAACCCGAGCGGCACGCATCCACCGCCCAGGGCCAGCTCTCCCACCGCGCCCACGGGCACGAGTGCCCCGGAGGCATCGCGAACCAGGGCGGGCGCGGAGGCCGGCGTCGGCCATGCCGCCCCCACCAGGGAGGCGTCCATCTCCACCACGCGCTCGGGACGCAGACCACCACCGGTCTCGCCCCCCAGCACCCAGAGACGCACTCCGCCCAGTGCCTCACCCGCGCCGGGAAGCGCAGCCAGTGCCTGAGCTTGCGACGGAGCACACCGGAGCGTCGTGACGCCCTCGCCCTGGACGAACGCCAGCACGTCACCGAAGCCCGCATCGCCCTCCGCCCGCACGGCATCGGTCAAGGCAGGCCGCACCTGGCTTCGCTGCCGCAGCACGTCCAGCAGGCGCAGGCTGGACATCATCGGCTCCAGCGCCACGCCGAAGTCGACGAGGCATGCGATTTCGTCCACATCCAGGGAGCGCACGCGCTCCACCACCTGAACGCAGTCCTCCACCGAACCGAAGAGGCCGCCTTCGCGGATGTAGTGCTCCACCCCCTGGGCGAGCATCACCTCGACGTCCTCCGGCGTGAGCCCTCGGACATCCACCTGGAGTCCCTGGCTGGCCACCAGGTTGGCGAACACATCCACCGAGCTTCGGAAGTAGGCCAGCAGCGGCTCACGCACGGCCTCGCGCACCTCGTCCAGGTCCTGGCCCAGGAAGGTGTGGAGCATCAAGGTGACGTGGCCACGGCCCTGGCCATGTCCCGACTTGCGGTAGGTCTCCCGGTACAGCGCCACCTTCGCCGCCAGCTCGTCCAGGCTCGAGCCCAACCCGAGCACGTTGGTGAGGATGCCCGCCCCCACCTCACCGGCCTTGCGGAACGTCTCCGGGTTGCCGGTGGACGTCAGCCACACGGGCAGCTCCGCCTGCTTCGGCTTGGGACGCAGCGCCAGCTCCACCTCGTTGCCCGCGCCATTGCGCCGCAGCACCGTCCCGCCACGCCACAGACGCCGCACCTCCTCCAACCGATCGATGAGCACCTCGCGGCGCCGGTCGAAGGTCCCCGGCGAGAGCGAGAAGTCATTCGCGTGCCAGCCCGTGGCGAAGGACAGCCCCACGCGCCCGCGTGACAGGTTGTCGACCACGGACCACTGCTCGGCCACTTCGATGGGGTCGTGCAGCGGCAACACCACGCTGCCCGCGCGAATCTGCACGTTGCGCGTGAGCATGGCCAACGCGCCGCCCACCACCGAAGGCTGAGGATACAGGCCACCGAATGAGTGGAAGCGCCGCTCGGGCGTCCACACCGCGGAGAACCCATGCGCGTCCGCGAACTTCGCGCCTTCGAGCAGCAGCTCGTACTTCTCTTCCCCCGCCGAATCCTCGTCGTTGGCGAAGTACGACAAGCTGAAGTCGAGCGGCCGGCGTGTGTCCGGCGTGTGGCCCAGGACAGCGAAGCGCGCGGCGAGCCGATCGGGCGGCAGGACGACCCGCATGCCTCGGGCCAGCGCCCACAGCAGGTCCAGACCCGCAGGATCCGCAGAAGGTCCGCCGGCCGCGAGCCAGACCTCCCCATCACCCGTGCCCATTCTCGCGTCCAACGAGGCCAGGACGTGCGCCACGTTGCCATGGCTCAGCATGACGCGGCCACGGACACCCAGGACCTCGGGAGCGGGAACGATGAAGGCCAATCGCTCCACCGGAACGGCCTCCACCGGCCCCTCCGCGGCCTGCACCGATTCGACCGCCAGGGCACGAAGGCCCTTCGGCAACACCGGTACGTCACCCGCACGGGCCACCAGCAACAACCGAGGCCCCTTCGCGGGCAGAAGGGACGCGAGCTCCGCGACCTCGCCCGCCGTCACCGGCAGACACGCGGCCCCGGCTTCGAGCACGCCCCAGAGGGCGACGACGGCCTCGGGTGAAGGCGTGATGCGAACGGCCACGGGCATCCCCTCGCCCACACCCTCATCCTTCAAGCGTGACGCGAGCCCACGGGCTCGGGCGGCCAGCTCCCGCCAGGACCAACGCACGGAGCCCGTGCTGATCGCCACCGCCTCCGGTGTCTTGGACACCCACGACGCCAGTCGGTCCAGCACGGACATGGGAGCCGGGCTCGCGGCCACGTCCACTCGCGAGGTGGGGCGCGCCTCCCCCTCCGCCGCCAGCGGCATCCGCGACACGCGAAGCTCTGGATTCGCGAGGGCCGCGCCCAGAAGCGTCTCGAGGTGTGCCGCGAGCCGCGCGACGCGGGGTTCATCGTAGAGGTCGGTGGCGTATTCGATGAAGCCGTGGAAGCCACCGCTCTCGCTTTCGTTGAGCAGCAGCGTCAACTCGCCGAGCGTCGCGCCGAACTGCGCGGGCGTCCCCGGGACTTCCACCAACTGCATGCCCAGGCCCGCGACGGACGGAGGCGCCGTCGCGACATGCGCGTGCAGCACCAGCGCCGCGTCGCACAGCCGTGAGCGCGCGGGATCCCGCCCCGGCACGACGAGCGGCAACAGGTGCTCAAAGGGAACGTCCTGATGACTGGACGCGCCAATCGTCGTCTCGCGGGCCCGCCCCACCAGCTCGCGGAACGTCGGGTCACCGGACAGGTCCGTGCGCAGCGCCATCGCGTGCGCGACGAAGCCGATGAGCGGCTCCAACTCGCCACGGGCCCGGTTGCCGACCGGCGTCCCCACGACGATGTCCTCACGCCCCGAGTAGCGGGCCAGCAGCGATGTCAGCGCCGCGAGCAACGTCATGAAGGGGGTGACACCTTCACGCTGGCTGAACGCCATCAGCGCCGCGCTGAGCTCACGCGAGAAGGCGACCGGGAAGCGCGCGCCGCGAAGCCGCAGGTCCGTGCCTCGCGGCCGGTCCGAGGCCAGCTCCAGGGACGGAGGCAACTCCGCCAGCACGTCACGCCAGTAGGCCTCCTGGGCCGCCAGCGCGCCACCCGCCAACGAGCGGCGCTCCCACGCCGCCGCGTCCACATACTGCACCGCCAGCTCCGGCAGCGGCGCGGGCTTCCCTTCGAGGAACGCCTGGTAGTTCGCCGCGGACTCACGGAAGAAGGCCACCATGGACAACGTGTCCGAGGCGATGTGATGCACCGTGAGCAACATCAGGTGCTCGGTGTCGCTCAAGCGCAGCAAGCTGGCGCGGACAATGGGGCCCTGCTCCAGCGAGAACGGCAGCACCGCCTCCGCGAGCGCGAGCCGCAGCGCCTCGGCCTCTCGATCTCCCGCGTGGCCCCGCAGGTCCACCACGGGGACCTCGATGCGGACCTCCGCGGAGAACCGCTGACGCACGCGCCCGTCCTCCACGCGGTACGTGGCGCGCAGCATCTCGTGCCGGCGGATGACCTCGTTGACGCTCCGCTCCAGGACGCCCACGTCGAGCGCCCCGGAGATGCGCACCGCCAGGGGCATGTTGAGGGACGGGTTGCCCGGGTCCAACTGCTCCATCCGCCAGACGCGCTCCTGCACCACGGACAGGGGCAAATCGCCGGACCGGTCGATGCGCACCATCAGCTCGGGTGCGGCGCCGCCCTCCATCGGACGAGCGGCCAGGAGCATCGCCTCGATGCGCGCGGAGATGCCCGCCACCGTGGGCGCCTCGAACAGCGCGCTCAGCGGGAGCTGCACGGAGAACGTCTCGCGAAGGCGCGTCAGCATCTGCGCCGCCATCAGCGAGTTGCCTCCCAGCTCCAGGAAGTCATCGTCCGGGCCCACCTCCACCGCGCCGAGGCGCTCCCGCCAGATGTCCATGACCCGTTGCTGGATGTCCCCCACGGACGTCACGGGGACGGACGGCAGGACGGGCGTTTCCGCCTCCTGGGCCGCCTGCGCCACGGCCATCGTCAGCGCCGTCACCACCAACGGTGCCCCCTGCGACTCCAGGCGGCAGGGCTTCTCCTCGAAGGGGTACGTGGGCAGCGAAACGCGGCGGCCAGACGCGCCGGCGTGGAACTTCGCCCACGCCACGTCCACACCCGCCGCCCAAAGCTCACCCACCGACTGCAACAAGCCTCGGAGCTCCTCCTCCTTCGCGCGGCGCCGCAGCGAGGGCGCCGCCACCAGGTGCCGCGCCGTCCGAGTCCAGCCTCGGGCCAGCGAGGTGAGGTCCGTCCCCGGGCCCACCTCCAGCAAGACGCTGCATCCGTCGCCCAGGAGCACCTCCAATCCCGCGGCGAACCGCACCGGCTGCCGCATCTGGCGGGCCCAGTACGTGGGGTCGGTGGCTTCCTCGGGGCGAATCCACGTCCCCGTCAGGCTGGAGACGAACGGCAGCTTCGGCGCTTCCAAGCGGAGCGAGGACACCGCGCGCGCCAGGTCCGCCATCAACGGCTCCACGGCGCTGGAGTGGAAGGCGTGCGCGGCCGGCAGGCGCACCATGCCCACGCCACGCTCGGACAGAGAGGCCTGCAACGCCTCGATGGCCGCCACCGGCCCGGACACCACGCACCGGCCCTCGCCGTTGACCGCCGCGAGCGAGAGCCCATCCTTGAGCAAGGGGACGACGTCGTTCTCCTCCATCCCCACCGCGATCATCGCCCCAGCGGGCATTCGCGCCATCAGCGCGCCACGGACCACCGCCAGCCGCAGCCCGTCCTCGGGCGACATCACGCCCGCGACACACGCCGCCGCGTACTCACCGAAGCTGTGCCCCAGCAGGGCATGGGGCCGCACGCCCCACGACATCCAGAGCCGGGCCAGCGAATGCTCGACGATGAAGAGACCGGGCAACGCGACCCGAGGGTCCGCCAGCTTCAGCGCGGCGGCCTGCTCCTGCCCCTGCGCGGGAAGCAACAGCGCTCGCACCTCGGCGGCGAGCGACGGCTCCAAGCGGGCGAGCGCCGCGTCCACATCCTTCCGGAAGCCGGGCTCGGAAGCGTGCAGCTCACGGCCCATGCCCACCGACTGCGCGCCCTGCCCCGGAAAGAGGAAGGCCACACGGCGATTGCGTCCCGCCTCCACCGCCGCGGGTTTGCGCAGCCGCTCCGCCAGCTCGGCCGCATCCGCGGCCACGACGGCACGGCGATGCTCGAACGCGCGGCGGCCCACGTTGCGAGTGAAGGCCACGTCCGCCAGCGCCACCCCCGGTGATGCCTCCACGTGT
This genomic window from Myxococcus hansupus contains:
- a CDS encoding hybrid non-ribosomal peptide synthetase/type I polyketide synthase translates to MTERDDVLGEDTGNDIAVIGMAGRFPGARNLGDFWKNVRDGVESISFFSEAELERSPLIPEELWKNPRFIRAGGILEGAEGFDHGFFDIPLREAQWMDPQQRVFLQCAWAALEDAAYDPSRYKGRISLYAGAGASGHLLNLLSEARKDAGAGLELATAGPESLAMKASFKLQLRGESVAVYTACSTGLVAIHMACQSLLTRQSDIALAGAVRIASPQRTGYLHQDGLIFSPDGHCRAFDHRAGGTVAGNGVGVVVLKPLADALRDGDHIHAVIKGSAVNNDGQQKVGYTAPSIEGQTEVIADALAYAGLGADDIGYVEAHGTGTSLGDPIEIAALTRAFRKTTERTGFCAIGSLKTNLGHLDAAAGVAGLIKAVLSLQHGELPPSLHFEQPNPEIDFERSPFFVNTALKPWPRENAPRRAGVSSFGIGGTNAHVVLEEAPSPAVAARSARALQVVTLSARTPTALEAMARELAAHVEASPGVALADVAFTRNVGRRAFEHRRAVVAADAAELAERLRKPAAVEAGRNRRVAFLFPGQGAQSVGMGRELHASEPGFRKDVDAALARLEPSLAAEVRALLLPAQGQEQAAALKLADPRVALPGLFIVEHSLARLWMSWGVRPHALLGHSFGEYAAACVAGVMSPEDGLRLAVVRGALMARMPAGAMIAVGMEENDVVPLLKDGLSLAAVNGEGRCVVSGPVAAIEALQASLSERGVGMVRLPAAHAFHSSAVEPLMADLARAVSSLRLEAPKLPFVSSLTGTWIRPEEATDPTYWARQMRQPVRFAAGLEVLLGDGCSVLLEVGPGTDLTSLARGWTRTARHLVAAPSLRRRAKEEELRGLLQSVGELWAAGVDVAWAKFHAGASGRRVSLPTYPFEEKPCRLESQGAPLVVTALTMAVAQAAQEAETPVLPSVPVTSVGDIQQRVMDIWRERLGAVEVGPDDDFLELGGNSLMAAQMLTRLRETFSVQLPLSALFEAPTVAGISARIEAMLLAARPMEGGAAPELMVRIDRSGDLPLSVVQERVWRMEQLDPGNPSLNMPLAVRISGALDVGVLERSVNEVIRRHEMLRATYRVEDGRVRQRFSAEVRIEVPVVDLRGHAGDREAEALRLALAEAVLPFSLEQGPIVRASLLRLSDTEHLMLLTVHHIASDTLSMVAFFRESAANYQAFLEGKPAPLPELAVQYVDAAAWERRSLAGGALAAQEAYWRDVLAELPPSLELASDRPRGTDLRLRGARFPVAFSRELSAALMAFSQREGVTPFMTLLAALTSLLARYSGREDIVVGTPVGNRARGELEPLIGFVAHAMALRTDLSGDPTFRELVGRARETTIGASSHQDVPFEHLLPLVVPGRDPARSRLCDAALVLHAHVATAPPSVAGLGMQLVEVPGTPAQFGATLGELTLLLNESESGGFHGFIEYATDLYDEPRVARLAAHLETLLGAALANPELRVSRMPLAAEGEARPTSRVDVAASPAPMSVLDRLASWVSKTPEAVAISTGSVRWSWRELAARARGLASRLKDEGVGEGMPVAVRITPSPEAVVALWGVLEAGAACLPVTAGEVAELASLLPAKGPRLLLVARAGDVPVLPKGLRALAVESVQAAEGPVEAVPVERLAFIVPAPEVLGVRGRVMLSHGNVAHVLASLDARMGTGDGEVWLAAGGPSADPAGLDLLWALARGMRVVLPPDRLAARFAVLGHTPDTRRPLDFSLSYFANDEDSAGEEKYELLLEGAKFADAHGFSAVWTPERRFHSFGGLYPQPSVVGGALAMLTRNVQIRAGSVVLPLHDPIEVAEQWSVVDNLSRGRVGLSFATGWHANDFSLSPGTFDRRREVLIDRLEEVRRLWRGGTVLRRNGAGNEVELALRPKPKQAELPVWLTSTGNPETFRKAGEVGAGILTNVLGLGSSLDELAAKVALYRETYRKSGHGQGRGHVTLMLHTFLGQDLDEVREAVREPLLAYFRSSVDVFANLVASQGLQVDVRGLTPEDVEVMLAQGVEHYIREGGLFGSVEDCVQVVERVRSLDVDEIACLVDFGVALEPMMSSLRLLDVLRQRSQVRPALTDAVRAEGDAGFGDVLAFVQGEGVTTLRCAPSQAQALAALPGAGEALGGVRLWVLGGETGGGLRPERVVEMDASLVGAAWPTPASAPALVRDASGALVPVGAVGELALGGGCVPLGFWNDPETTRARFVSVVGTEGRYLLTGQRARFRDAGKVELVAPGRASKARRPAAKPARTSVGAKPSLGTEAPSALATPVARVSRERPLPLSFPQQRIWALHQLDPAGIAYNNTVTLRLDGAVDEALLEASLNALVRRHEVLRTTFRLDDGNAHQVIAESMPLTLARLDARGDVLEAREADALRLALADARKPFDLVRGPVMRAVLIRVGEAVSVLHLTLHHIASDGWSGGVLFRELVAGYEALASGQPSPLPELPVQYADYAVWQRGWLQGAGMEAQLAYWKKQLAGAQVLELPTDRPRPARWSGRGGRLLVGVDKPLMDALWTVGRREGATPFMVLTAAFQTLLSRYSGQDDVIVGTSAAGRNRPELEGLIGCFLNTLAIRGDLSGDPTFVELLRRVKTAAIGAFTHQEIPFERLVDELRVPRDPSRMPLVQAMLTFHNTPPVEVRTPGLGVKMVELDIGATKVDLSLELRETPEGLTGGLEYPADLFELSTVELLWERFVRLLQGIVENPSRRVGELPLLSDAERQRLLVAWNDTREPVAADATLHGLFEAQAARTPDAVAVVAEDSQLTYAELEARANQLAHHLRTLGVGPEVRVGLCVDRTVELVVGLLGILKAGGAFVPLDPAYPTARLTHTLRDAGTSVVVTVDDIADVLPAGGELLVALDSEWRHIARNAETPPAVGTLPGHLAYVIYTSGSTGTPKGVLVPHQGLGNTLHSIIRAHGVGPGKRVLQAAALGFDASVLEVLSTLVAGATLHLAPRDSLLPGAPLLELLASRGITTVTLTPTSLSQLDPEGLASLETVISAGEACSPELARRWKPGRRLLNGYGPTEASVCATLATELDADRPDIGRPIANMRAYVLDGRGQPLPPGVPGELYLGGPGVARGYLGLPALTAERFVPDAFSGEAGARLYRTGDRVRFLGDGRLEYLGRTDFQVKLRGFRIELGEVEATLREFPGVRDAVAAVREDTPGSKRLVGYVVHASELDISSVRAFLKERLPDHLVPAAFVALEALPLSLSGKVDRAALPAPDAARGGAGTAFAEPRTEAEKTLAALWAQVLGVERVGLHDNFFELGGDSILGIQIVSRAKAAGLELEPATLFERQTLVELAAAAGTAKASTAEQGLVEGPVPLTPMQHVFFDEWALPEPHHYNLAAVLEVRRPVDAGLLEEALRALVSHHDALRSRFTRTAQGWQQATAGVPDRIAVRRVDLSSVVEAEQGAALEAVGAEVHRSLDLGEGLLLRAALFERGAGRTGRLLLVVHHLAVDGVSLRPLLEDLEAAYTQLERGAAVSLPAKTTSFKAWAERLVEHARSESLGRELPLWTSASEAAPLPVDLPEGADTQGSEALVSVALGVEETRALLSEVPAAYRARVDEVLLAAVSRAVSRWTGNRTVRLELEGHGREALFDDVDVSRTVGWFTSTFPLEVAVPEEGSPGDVLRALRDARRKLPANGMGHGLLRHLREDTAKVLQGAPRAEVGFNYLGQLDAAARGSERFALTEEPSGPWHGAGGRRPHPLEVNAVVSEGRLKVSWVYSAQVHQRATIEAVAAHFLSSLKELVDGRGSADAARRSPGDFPLTRLSPAALDRLLRQWPDVEDVYPLTSLQQGMLFHVALAPAGSGVFHEQLAWTSRGNADVAALRKAWAEVVSRHAVLRTSFVHEGLAEPLQVVHSKLELPWAEHDLRGVPAEKQRARLAELVREDRARGFSLAPAPLARMQVVRVDEEEYRFLWSHHHLVMDGWGVGVMLQEVFACYTALTEGRDVALPRPAAWRDYMAWLQRQDLSRAEAFWRQELAGFTTPTPLPSARTPSPGTEAVVTGEEIQWVSRESTAALQAFARRNAVTLNTLAQGAWALLLGRSADSDDVVFGATVSGRPVDLPEAESMVGLFINSLPIRVQLSPHAEVVPWLQKLQARQLELRKYEHSPLVQVKGWSEMSRGLPLFDSLLIFENYPLDTTLGQGVPGLEVRDVESQEQGNHPLIAYVVPGDSLRLSVAYAPAHFDAEVVARLLTQWRVLMEGLASGVARLTDVAKLRGEEREWVPRAPAASPAKAVEYVAPATPEELALAGIWTELLGHPRIGARDDFFALGGQTQMAERIVVRVRERLGVELPQTAVFEATTLAGMAEVVSRIEGALDAASLDELSDEELDALLDATEAEG